The Vicugna pacos chromosome 5, VicPac4, whole genome shotgun sequence genome includes the window ACTACGAGATGATGGGCACCTGCCGCATGATCTGCGACCCCTACAGCGCTGCACCCGGAGGGGGGCCCGCGGGCGCTAAGGCTCCGCCGCCCGGACCCAGCACTGCCGCCCTGGAAGTCATGCAGGACCTGAGCGCCAACCCTCCGCCCCCTTTCATCCAGGGACCCAAGGGCGACCCAGGGCGACCCGGCAAGCCGGGGCCGCGGGGCCCCCCAGGAGAGCCGGGCCCACCTGGACCCAGGGGTCCCCCGGGAGAGAAGGGCGACTTGGGGCGGCCCGGGCTGCCCGGGCTGCAGCTGACGGCTGGCGCGTCAGGCGGTGTCGGGGTGGTGGGTGGCGGAACCGGGGGCGGCGGCGATTCCGAGGGCGAAGTGACCGGCGCGCTGAGCGCCGCCTTCAGCGGTCCCAAGATCGCCTTCTACGTGGGTCTTAAGAGCCCCCACGAAGGCTACGAGGTGCTCAAGTTCGACGACGTGGTCACCAATCTCGGCAATCACTACGACCCCACTACGGGCAAGTTCAGCTGCCAGGTGCGTGGCATCTACTTCTTCACCTACCACATCCTCATGCGCGGCGGCGACGGCACCAGCATGTGGGCGGACCTCTGCAAGAACGGGCAGGTCAGTGACCCCTCCCCTACTCCTGCAAATCCCAGTAGACCCCAGTTCCCACCGCCTGGGAAaccagcctccttcctccccactcgAGAGCGCCCTAGCTAGCCCCGGGAAGGAGCGCAGCACAACACTGTTTCCCAATGCGCCCTGGTGGCATTTATCCAAATGTAGCTCCAGAGGTTGTGTTCCCAGCGCCCGGAGACCCCGCTACCAAACTGCACTCTCCCGCAATTGCTATATCCGCCTTCAGCCCCGTGGGGTCCTCGGAAACCTCATTCTTCTTTAGCTCCCTGTGCGCCCCGTTCTCCCCTGTGccctcccttctcctttcctctcGCCCCGGCCCCTGGTTCCCACCTTTTCCCGCTGGGTCAGTGCCCACGAagtcctctctccccctccttcccggACTCGGCGGCTGCGGAGAATAGGGGACCGGGAAGGAGTTGGCTAAGTTGGAGAGAGACCGTGGAGCCTGGGTGGGAGCGTGGACCCTGGACCCGCGGGCGGAAGACGGGCCAAAGGTGGCGGCACTTGGGGGACGGGCAAGGGCCCAGGCAGAGGTACCCGGGCCCACCCGCTCTGGCATCTCGCCCCCAGGTCCGGGCCAGCGCCATTGCGCAGGACGCCGACCAGAACTACGACTATGCCAGCAACAGCGTGGTGCTGCACCTTGATTCAGGGGATGAGGTGTACGTGAAGCTGGACGGCGGGAAGGCGCACGGAGGCAATAACAACAAATACAGCACGTTCTCGGGCTTTCTTCTGTACCCGGATTAGAGGCGCAGGGAGCGCGAGGTGGGGCCTCTAGGCCGCCCTAGGCCCACGGGGGCGCTCTGCTCTTTGTGGAGGACCGCTCTTGCTTCCTGACACTTCATGACACTTCCTGACATCGTTGGAAAAGACACATCCTTGCTGtccttcctgcccctctcccGACCTCAGTTGTGTCTGCCATTCGCCACGGTCTGGGCTGTGCTTCTGGCCCCTGTCCCCAACCCAGGAAGGGCGAGGGGGATGCCCAAGTGGAGAAATGGGTGTGAACCTGAACCCCAGCGAGGCAGCAGCACAGACTTGGCAAACTGATTAGACTGGACAGGTGCGGCCGGGATAcctgccctcttcctgtccccctcctcctcccagtgtCCTGAGATTCAGGGCTCCCAGCCCTGGCCACTGATGTCGGCCAAAGTGAGCAAGAGCTCCCTGGCATGTTGTTCTTTGTGACCTAAAATACTTGGCAAATGTCCCTGTCCATCAGCCAAAATCCCACCCTCAGCagaatcccagcaaacagaaaaaTCACCTCCCCACCGCGGTCCCGCCTCAGATCCACCACGATgcattaaattatgtttttagaCTCTGGGCTCCAATGTCTGTATCAGCGTGGCCCCAGGACCGGGCCTCCAGATGTCCTCCTTGACCATAAATACCTAGAATACCTCCATCTATGCccggctggccagccttttcccTGCCACCTGGGGTGGGTGAAAAGATGTGGGGAGATGTGACAGCAGCATGTCACCCTGATGGGGAGGGGGAGTCTCCACTGGGCAGAGCAGCAGCCCTGAACTGCAGGGGCCTagaggtgggtgggagggagagttAGAGGGTGACAGGAGAGGGAGGTTTGGATCTTCAGGCTACAAGCCTAGAAGGAGGTCAAAGGACAGGAGTTtctggagaaggaaaagaaagaggaggtGTTTCAGCAAAATGAGAGGCATGAAAGAGGCATTAGCCATCAGGTGATCTCTGAGCTGTTTGCCCCTAAAAGGAAGTGTAGAAGTCCCCGAAGAAACACACCCACTCAGGCACATAGTCCACTCTGTATATGTTAACACACCCCCCAGCTGGGTCTGTCCTCCGTTAAGGAGCTGGTAAACTGCTGGTAAACTGGGGCAATTCTGTGGACCATCCAGCTCCCTGAAGTCACCCAGAGCTGTGTTGTAAGTGAGATAAGCTGTATTCCTTGGGGTGGGACACCCCTTTTGGAGGGGTCTTCCCTTCCCGTGTACACAAGGATGTGGGGCACCTGTCCCCAACCCACTGTGTTTATTtggtctccccttcctccctgtcaTCATTCCAAACACACAAGTTAGGCAAACACCCCACatgctgttgatttttttcttttgactattttctgttctgtttttagaTCATTGAGTTCCAGCAAACAGTAAGttatctacaaaataactggttAGCAACCTGTTAGTATTTACAGAGCTCGTTTTGACCAGTTATTGGAAGGGAAACGTGAGTGTGTACACAGAGGCGATCTCAGAGTGTGCATACCTGTTTAAAgctagatacacacacacacacccatgtagATGTTATGTTGTGGTTGTCATCACTAATCCATGTTACACATGTGCACACGTACAGTTATTCATAGACTCCTGTCAATGTGGTGTGTGACAGTGTTCATGGCTATCTGTCTGCCCCCAAATCGCACTGTGCTTAACTTCGATTCCTGGAAGATGCTGAAAGGTGTGTCCCTTTCAGACAATTATACCCCCTGCCTCGAGTCCTGACTCTGTTGCTGTTCCTCTTTCTgctcttattttatttgaataatgTTTTATTGTCATTCACTTGAATATTAGCAATGATTGCATCTGCTTTGAGTCCAGGGATAAAGTGCTCAAGAGAgcgagaagaaaaacaaatatatatatatatacacaaacacatacatacacaaaccaCCATCCTTCCAATTTCAGATCCAAATGAGCCCCAATTCCCTACCCACGCCACCCTCGCTGATTGTGGAGCCCAAACCCAGCTGAGCCCAGGAACTGGGGAGGGCAGAGCCGGCCCCATCTACAGTTGTATACGTATCAATCTCTGATGCCTTGTCGATTGTATCATCCAGAAATGCGATTAAAACCAAGTGTCTGAGACCCAAATGAAGTCTAATTGCTATGGATCTGCAATCCCCAGCGGGCCCCTAATCCTTTTTGACttattcctccccttcctccgATGAGATGGAGCTTAGACACAAAGCCCTCggtttaaatttcaaaaattaaaattgacaTGCAGCGGTGGCTTTCCTGGGAGCGGGAGGAATTTCTAAGGAGGTGCCCGAGCCCAGCTTTATCCTCTGCATTAAGAAGCAATTTGTACTTCTAACAAACCCCCACCACTCCCCTTTGGTGGAAGGGCAGGCCCAGGTCTGGCTGTTCACAATACTTAGACAAATTTGAATCTGAGATTCCTCCATCTGTATTCCCTGGTGCACCCGGGTTTCTTGCAATTCTAATGCCTGGGCTGCTGGGAGGTGCTGCCAGAGGTGTCAGCTGTTAAGAGGATGATAGATTGATGAGGTAGCGGGCGGGAGGCAGGGATGGTGGCGGGAGTGTGCCAGCTCAGGAACAGCTCTCTGCACCTGCACCCTCTCCGTGTCCCAGGCAGGCCTCTCATGACCCACTGAGGTCTCTGGTCCCGTGATCTCCCTAGTGGACCCCCTGAGAAGGATCAGGGAGAATGGGGAGACGCTGCCACCTCTGTGTGCCATCAGTCTTGGGGTGCATGTGAAATCAAATAAATTGTTTGCCCCAGACACTTACCATTTTTGTCTCTAGTTGAGTCGAGAATTATTATCAATCAGTTATAAAGCAtcctttaaattttctgattGCTTTCGGGTCCACTTGCTATGGTTTTGGGCTGGGATTATCATACTGGCATCTCCCTGGAAGTAGAAAAACTATTATTCTGTCCATTTGGGAGGTGGGAAAATTAGGGCTCAGAGAAGTCCAGTGACTTGCCTGTGCTCACAAAGCTTAAAAGAAGGTATGGACATGAGCTCAGACCTTCAGGCCACGCCCCTGCCTGACTGCACAGATGGGGTACATTCACCTCTCAGAGCTCCCAGGTGTTTGAGAGGAGAGCAAATGGGTGGGACACATGTCCCACTCCTCCTCTGATGTAGGGAGTCTCAGCACCTTCCAAATGGCCAGATGAGATGAACCAGCCAGAACCCAAAGAACATCCCAGATTCCGGAGGCAGTTGGCTGAACATCCTGTCTTGGGGTCAGTGTTGATGGCAAGGCACTTTAGTCATCGACTCCAAATGCTCAGTTTGGACCTGTGTGTCTCCACCAGCAATACCCCCCACTCCAACCCCGACGCTGCTCCTTCAGGGCCACTGACCACCTTCTCCTGCTGATGCGGAAAGGGCCATTTTGCAGGTGCAGAGGGTTTAGCTGAAGTGAGCCTGGCTGTCCCTGATCGGCAAGAAGGCCCTTTCTTCACTCCCAAGAGTCCACATCTAGGTGACTAATTATATTCAGGACTGCCTGAGGGCATGAGatacacacctggacctggaaaTCAGACAGAAGTTATGCCGTCTGCTACCTTTCCCTCCTATCTGCATGAGCAGATGGTCCTCTTGGGCGCCCAAGACAAAACCTCTAGGCCCCCCTCTTAATGGAGCTATGAGGGCACCATGGAGGGGCCATATTGTGGAGACTGGTGGCTTCAGACTTCACCGATTACACAATCCTATTGGACAAACATTTTTTGAGCACTCATCCCCAATATATGTATTTGACTTATGAATAATTTATGTATACCGCTGTCAATCCATACTTAAAAAATTCTATCTTCTTGTGTTTATATTCAGCAAAGGAGCTCTGCATTCAAGTCAGTATGTATATTGCAGTTGGCTAACCAGGTTTGGAGACAAGGCTCCTCtcactagaaaaaaaagaaaacaagggttAATCCATGTGTTTTCCTTCAACTTGCCATTTTTCCAGAATCTCAGGCaaaaaaatgtgttctttttatGAGTCATAGGTAAGGCTGTGCACTTTAATTCTTTGAGTGTACAGTTTCAATGTGTATTTTCAGTATTAGTAATGCTTGACTTTCTCGCTCttttttagatttaaaataaatcagtggaATGAAAGTTTCCATATTTCCCTCTCTTACTTGATTTTGAAGACTCTGATGTTGGCATTGGGACCAAATCCCGGAATCAGTATGGTTCGGGGTAGGGGGCAGTGTCTCTCCAGGGTCCTGCTGAACATCGGGGAGGGTGAAACTGGCAGGTGGAAATGCAGAATTCTGGAAGCATCTTTTGGTCTCCCGTCCATTATTACATATCCTAGGCCCCCTGAGTGAATGAGGGTGCTCCCCAGAGAAGCCTGGATCCCAGTAGCAATTGAAGTAAATGATAAGAACAgtcaatgtgaaaaataaattttgtccTAAGAACttcaaaaatactcaaaagtaaACAGTATAATGCAATGAGCCCCATGTGCCTGTTCTAGCTTTGACACCTAACCACCCCATGGCCATGGCTAACCAGGCAGAACTACAGTTTTTATGTATTAAAGACTTCACAATGTGCCAAGAACTGGTGCTAGGGCGCCACTGTGTTCTCACAACACTCCCGTAAAGTAAGTGTGGCTAttgtcccactttacagatgaggaaactgaggcacagaatggtGCAGAGAGGTGTGGTGACTTGGCCAAAGTGAGGGCCAGGACCGGTGCTGAGGTCTGCTTGACCCCACAGCCCAGGCTTTCTTGGGAATATGGGTGGGACAGGGAGGTAAGTCCTCAGAGACAAATCACAATAAGGGTGCCCTGACAGTAAGTCTCCCCATCAAAGTCTCCAGGGGGGAAG containing:
- the C1QL2 gene encoding complement C1q-like protein 2 isoform X3; protein product: MALGLLIALPLLLQAAPPGAAHYEMMGTCRMICDPYSAAPGGGPAGAKAPPPGPSTAALEVMQDLSANPPPPFIQGPKGDPGRPGKPGPRGPPGEPGPPGPRGPPGEKGDLGRPGLPGLQLTAGASVTGALSAAFSGPKIAFYVGLKSPHEGYEVLKFDDVVTNLGNHYDPTTGKFSCQVRGIYFFTYHILMRGGDGTSMWADLCKNGQVRASAIAQDADQNYDYASNSVVLHLDSGDEVYVKLDGGKAHGGNNNKYSTFSGFLLYPD
- the C1QL2 gene encoding complement C1q-like protein 2 isoform X1 — encoded protein: MALGLLIALPLLLQAAPPGAAHYEMMGTCRMICDPYSAAPGGGPAGAKAPPPGPSTAALEVMQDLSANPPPPFIQGPKGDPGRPGKPGPRGPPGEPGPPGPRGPPGEKGDLGRPGLPGLQLTAGASGGVGVVGGGTGGGGDSEGEVTGALSAAFSGPKIAFYVGLKSPHEGYEVLKFDDVVTNLGNHYDPTTGKFSCQVRGIYFFTYHILMRGGDGTSMWADLCKNGQVRASAIAQDADQNYDYASNSVVLHLDSGDEVYVKLDGGKAHGGNNNKYSTFSGFLLYPD
- the C1QL2 gene encoding complement C1q-like protein 2 isoform X2 — translated: MALGLLIALPLLLQAAPPGAAHYEMMGTCRMICDPYSAAPGGGPAGAKAPPPGPSTAALEVMQDLSANPPPPFIQGPKGDPGRPGKPGPRGPPGEPGPPGPRGPPGEKGDLGRPGLPGLQLTAGASGGGEVTGALSAAFSGPKIAFYVGLKSPHEGYEVLKFDDVVTNLGNHYDPTTGKFSCQVRGIYFFTYHILMRGGDGTSMWADLCKNGQVRASAIAQDADQNYDYASNSVVLHLDSGDEVYVKLDGGKAHGGNNNKYSTFSGFLLYPD